The DNA segment GATCTGATCGATCGAAACATCTTACGGCTTGCGAGCTGCACCACATTTGTGCTCGACGAAGCAGATCGTATGTGTGATATGGGATTTGTTCGTGATATTCGCAAGATAGAGTCAGAATTGCCACGCAAGCGCCAGACATTTTGTTTTAGCGCGACGATGACAACTGATGTCAAGGCGATCGTTGAAGAGTTTATGCATGATCCCGTCACGGTCTCTGTTATCAAAAACGAGACCAATGATCATATCGAACAAGATGTTATTCATGCTCGAGACAAGGCTCACAAGATCGAGCTGCTACTCGAACTGCTGGGTAAAGATGGTTTCGATAAGGTAATCGTGTTTTGCGACACCAAACACTTTGCACAGCGACTTTCAGATCGACTATCCAAGGAAGGGTTTACTTCAGAAGCAATTCACGGCAATAAATCCCAGGGTCAGCGTGATCGAGCATTACGTGCGTTTAAGTCAGGCAACGTCCGTATCTTGGTGGCAACAGATGTTGCTGCACGCGGACTCGATATTCCCAATGTTTCACATGTGATTAATTTTGATGCTCCGAAGCAATACGAGGACTATGTGCACCGAATCGGTCGTACAGGCCGCGCGGGGCAGTCAGGACAAGCCCTGACGTTTGTTTCACAACCGGGGATATCTGCCCCAAAATCACTGACAGCACGCCATCACGAACGACCCAATAGGTCTCACTCGGTTCGTACCGAACCCACCCAAAACACCAAACCATCTCACCGTCGCCGTTTGACGGGAGGTG comes from the Candidatus Saccharimonas aalborgensis genome and includes:
- a CDS encoding DEAD/DEAH box helicase, translated to MRPRTSNSRQTSHYSPRFAGKKRTPTKRSTQEIHASRFINKAIAPVDDTPYAATHLFSDFGLNPQTIATLGHIGYETPSPIQDRTIKPGLAGKDVIGLANTGTGKTAAFLLPIIDALATTRTVQGALVLAPTRELAQQINDEFRRFSAGQKLYSALVVGGVNMSRQIREVQRGPHLIVGTPGRINDLIDRNILRLASCTTFVLDEADRMCDMGFVRDIRKIESELPRKRQTFCFSATMTTDVKAIVEEFMHDPVTVSVIKNETNDHIEQDVIHARDKAHKIELLLELLGKDGFDKVIVFCDTKHFAQRLSDRLSKEGFTSEAIHGNKSQGQRDRALRAFKSGNVRILVATDVAARGLDIPNVSHVINFDAPKQYEDYVHRIGRTGRAGQSGQALTFVSQPGISAPKSLTARHHERPNRSHSVRTEPTQNTKPSHRRRLTGGAAAEDRLVRLIDTL